The Candidatus Bathyarchaeia archaeon genome includes a window with the following:
- a CDS encoding site-2 protease family protein produces the protein MANDNNPYATPQPLTFRELYEIIDSEFHVEGFMLEFDIPIFSVKTRGPSKETFIRLVQKLNPYNLLPLLRRRYGGLVIQVLHKPTERPERGRNIPLILFLASVCTVSLSGYFNSHLWSEIFGENIILHSLYFTIALLGIVGLHEMGHKLTVAKRGLRATSPYFIPGPPYPMGFGTFGALIMQKDPPANRDQLFDIGFSGPVTGFIIALIVSSIALLGVRFVDQTLVSQLETQGVEVFELPSSLGLIILNHLIGVNASPGYVAVIPPIGIAGWIGFVVTFLNLLPAWQLDGGHIARAMFGERGHRYASLIGLAIAVATGFWFFALLILFFMGSRRSIELLDDVSPLSTSRKMLGVLAYIILVLSAVIFW, from the coding sequence ATGGCAAACGATAACAATCCTTATGCAACACCGCAACCCCTCACATTCAGAGAACTTTACGAGATCATAGACTCAGAGTTCCATGTCGAGGGCTTCATGCTCGAATTTGACATACCTATATTTAGCGTCAAAACCAGAGGCCCTTCAAAGGAAACCTTCATAAGGCTCGTTCAGAAACTGAACCCATACAACCTGCTCCCACTTCTACGCCGTAGATATGGAGGGCTAGTAATCCAAGTTCTCCACAAGCCCACCGAGAGACCTGAGAGAGGAAGAAACATACCCCTAATCCTATTCCTAGCCTCCGTATGCACCGTCTCTTTAAGCGGCTACTTCAACTCACATCTTTGGTCTGAGATCTTCGGCGAGAACATCATCCTCCACTCCCTCTACTTCACCATAGCCTTATTAGGCATAGTGGGACTCCACGAGATGGGCCACAAGTTAACAGTGGCAAAAAGAGGATTAAGAGCCACATCACCCTACTTCATCCCAGGCCCCCCTTACCCAATGGGCTTCGGGACCTTCGGAGCTCTTATCATGCAAAAGGATCCGCCAGCAAACCGCGACCAACTCTTCGACATAGGATTCAGCGGCCCAGTAACAGGCTTCATAATAGCCCTCATAGTTTCCTCAATAGCCCTCTTAGGTGTGAGATTTGTAGACCAAACTTTGGTAAGCCAGCTTGAAACTCAAGGCGTTGAGGTGTTCGAGTTACCGTCCTCGCTTGGCTTAATCATCCTCAACCACCTAATAGGCGTCAACGCATCTCCTGGCTATGTCGCTGTAATCCCACCAATAGGCATAGCTGGATGGATAGGTTTCGTCGTAACCTTTCTCAACCTCCTACCAGCATGGCAGCTGGATGGCGGCCACATCGCCCGAGCCATGTTCGGCGAGAGAGGACACCGCTACGCCTCCCTCATTGGGCTGGCAATAGCGGTGGCAACAGGTTTCTGGTTCTTCGCCCTCCTCATCTTATTTTTTATGGGCTCGAGGAGGAGCATAGAACTACTAGACGACGTCTCTCCCCTCTCAACCAGTAGAAAAATGCTGGGCGTCTTAGCCTATATAATCCTAGTTCTAAGCGCAGTGATCTTCTGGTGA
- a CDS encoding GIY-YIG nuclease family protein translates to MRKEVFNVYILRCSTGELYVGCTGNLEKRVEEHNRGRGSRFTRSRIPVKLVYSEECRSRKEAVCKERQLKRKTRREKLELIGMVYA, encoded by the coding sequence GTGAGGAAGGAGGTCTTCAACGTATACATTCTTCGATGTTCAACTGGAGAACTTTATGTTGGATGCACAGGTAACCTTGAGAAGAGAGTTGAAGAACATAATAGAGGTAGAGGCTCGAGGTTCACGAGATCTAGAATACCAGTAAAGCTTGTTTACAGTGAAGAGTGCAGAAGCAGAAAGGAAGCTGTGTGTAAAGAACGTCAGCTGAAAAGGAAGACTAGGAGAGAGAAATTAGAGTTAATCGGTATGGTTTACGCCTAG
- a CDS encoding CxxC-x17-CxxC domain-containing protein, with translation MVYGERRFGGERTMHNATCSDCGKETQVPFKPTEGRPVYCRECYQKHRKY, from the coding sequence ATGGTTTATGGAGAACGCAGGTTCGGTGGAGAAAGGACTATGCATAATGCTACATGTTCAGACTGTGGCAAAGAAACCCAAGTCCCATTCAAGCCCACCGAAGGAAGACCTGTGTACTGTAGGGAATGCTACCAGAAGCATCGAAAATATTGA
- the cas10 gene encoding type III-B CRISPR-associated protein Cas10/Cmr2, translating to MQEILQVRLAALLHDIGKPECWANQKPWSHHIYYTEKLLNETVGAEVASIAMRHHSGSSYNLEDRPKTDIERIICLADNIASGADRPEETMGAGGRPSLPVRLTHILSDGSKIVKETTARDLYLFQEQFKQRFKGCLPTDKLYDSLYDFLSKSLLREIPADTRSPVNDASLWDHLKLTAAIANCAWKSGGYQGDEPSKYKFVLISADADRVSDYINASSRLPDLEAGSRKVKEATEEAAKTVKEILGPECLLFHGGGSLLVISPPNESQRVLREVKNRFETSTRGMLTMTVCSTETDGGKIKQYFGSVWEEAVNNLRAEKGERAMPIPPVIEENIPLCDVCRKMPAEHFDDKKVIPIDASPRPEALCSLCWEKRMTGKGVSLDDMKDGRNFVAVIKADGDGLGEVLSGRRVKLYRKAMTPSRLSTISGLLHQTCEITLVKEINSLGGEAIFAGGDDILAVTPGMKSLHAARAIASKFEEALGGEATLSAGVAIFHYRLPIYVALESATILLRKAKQVAGKASIAFHFITEAGVLEAELEKCRAYSWVEIGKLLRVVDYLRRCKLTSSQVRLIAAACKRNRENAQTVTKYFMGRGQIEWHEGERLLAYIKSGLFHDAFQVYNAFRGGEEV from the coding sequence GTGCAAGAGATCTTGCAAGTTAGGCTAGCAGCCCTCCTTCACGACATCGGCAAACCCGAATGCTGGGCAAACCAGAAACCATGGTCACACCACATCTACTACACGGAGAAACTCCTCAACGAGACGGTCGGCGCTGAGGTTGCCTCTATCGCGATGAGACACCACAGTGGCTCCTCATATAATCTTGAAGATCGCCCTAAGACGGATATTGAGAGAATTATCTGCCTCGCGGACAACATTGCCTCCGGAGCAGATAGGCCTGAGGAGACGATGGGCGCCGGAGGGAGACCTTCACTCCCAGTAAGATTGACCCATATTCTATCAGACGGTAGCAAGATCGTTAAGGAAACCACAGCACGGGACCTTTACCTCTTCCAAGAGCAGTTCAAACAGAGATTCAAAGGTTGCCTTCCAACAGATAAACTCTATGACTCTCTTTACGATTTCCTTTCCAAGTCACTATTAAGGGAGATTCCAGCCGACACCAGAAGCCCTGTGAACGATGCCTCACTGTGGGATCACCTTAAATTGACGGCGGCTATAGCCAACTGCGCATGGAAGAGCGGAGGGTACCAGGGAGACGAACCTTCGAAGTATAAATTTGTCCTGATCTCAGCAGACGCAGACAGGGTCTCAGATTACATTAACGCATCGTCACGCCTACCCGACCTTGAGGCGGGTAGCCGCAAAGTCAAAGAAGCCACGGAGGAGGCCGCCAAAACAGTCAAGGAGATCTTAGGCCCAGAGTGCCTTCTATTCCACGGTGGCGGTAGCCTCCTAGTGATCTCGCCCCCCAACGAAAGTCAGAGGGTCCTCCGAGAAGTGAAAAACAGGTTCGAGACGTCAACAAGAGGCATGCTCACGATGACGGTCTGCTCAACAGAGACAGATGGGGGCAAAATTAAGCAGTATTTCGGAAGTGTGTGGGAGGAGGCCGTGAATAACCTCAGAGCTGAAAAGGGAGAGAGGGCTATGCCTATTCCTCCAGTTATCGAGGAGAATATTCCCTTATGCGATGTATGTAGAAAGATGCCAGCCGAGCACTTTGATGATAAGAAGGTGATACCTATAGATGCGTCGCCGAGACCTGAAGCCCTATGCTCCTTGTGCTGGGAGAAACGAATGACGGGTAAGGGAGTGAGCTTAGACGACATGAAGGATGGAAGGAATTTTGTCGCTGTGATAAAGGCTGACGGCGATGGTCTGGGCGAGGTTTTGAGCGGGAGGAGAGTGAAGCTATACCGTAAGGCTATGACGCCGTCGAGGCTATCGACGATAAGCGGTCTCCTCCACCAGACTTGCGAGATAACTCTTGTTAAGGAGATTAACTCCCTTGGCGGCGAGGCCATATTTGCAGGCGGAGATGATATACTTGCAGTAACACCTGGTATGAAAAGTCTCCATGCGGCTAGAGCTATTGCGTCGAAGTTCGAAGAGGCGTTGGGGGGTGAAGCAACTCTATCTGCAGGTGTCGCGATCTTCCACTACAGGCTTCCAATATATGTTGCCCTCGAGTCGGCAACTATACTCCTCAGAAAGGCCAAGCAAGTTGCTGGCAAGGCATCTATAGCCTTCCACTTTATCACTGAAGCAGGGGTTCTCGAAGCTGAGCTGGAGAAGTGCCGGGCGTATTCTTGGGTCGAAATCGGTAAGCTTCTCAGAGTTGTGGATTATCTGAGAAGGTGTAAACTTACATCAAGCCAAGTCAGACTTATAGCTGCCGCCTGTAAGAGGAACCGCGAGAATGCACAAACTGTAACTAAATACTTTATGGGTCGTGGACAGATCGAGTGGCATGAAGGGGAGCGGCTTCTAGCTTATATCAAGTCCGGCCTGTTTCATGATGCATTTCAGGTCTATAATGCTTTCCGAGGAGGTGAAGAGGTTTGA
- the csx7 gene encoding CRISPR-associated RAMP protein Csx7 produces MVFEKLEKRTIFSGVIETLTPLHIGSGKPEVDIGAADMPILVDTEGQPYIPGSSLKGRIRAEAEKIARKEGKEVCNPPDVKNMCGTLKKEPKDFCIACRIFGTAGEVSVASKVKFRDAYPTKKIEKFLTRTGTAIDREKGSVARSALYSIEAVPAGSTFNLEIVAENLTDEELKLLLAAMKSMEDSALGGSSTRGFGKVRLNFDKVYTRTAKYYLGEEEEDVLEGADLERWLKEKR; encoded by the coding sequence ATGGTTTTTGAGAAGCTCGAGAAGAGAACCATTTTCAGTGGGGTGATAGAGACTTTGACACCTCTGCATATAGGTTCAGGGAAGCCTGAGGTTGATATAGGCGCCGCTGATATGCCGATCTTGGTGGATACGGAAGGGCAGCCCTACATTCCCGGTTCATCTCTCAAAGGCCGCATTAGGGCCGAGGCCGAGAAGATAGCTCGGAAAGAGGGGAAAGAGGTCTGTAATCCGCCTGATGTCAAGAATATGTGTGGCACACTAAAAAAAGAACCTAAAGATTTCTGTATCGCCTGTAGGATATTCGGCACCGCGGGGGAAGTCTCAGTAGCAAGCAAGGTAAAGTTTAGAGATGCATACCCTACCAAGAAGATAGAAAAATTCCTGACACGGACAGGGACGGCTATAGACAGAGAGAAAGGTAGCGTAGCTCGAAGTGCTCTATACTCTATCGAGGCGGTTCCCGCAGGATCGACTTTCAATCTTGAGATAGTGGCCGAGAATCTAACCGATGAGGAGCTGAAGCTACTGTTGGCAGCTATGAAGTCGATGGAGGACTCAGCCTTAGGCGGCTCTTCCACACGAGGGTTCGGCAAGGTTAGACTGAACTTTGACAAAGTCTATACCCGGACTGCCAAATACTACTTAGGCGAGGAAGAGGAGGATGTTCTTGAAGGAGCAGATCTGGAACGCTGGCTGAAGGAGAAGAGGTAG
- a CDS encoding RAMP superfamily CRISPR-associated protein, with product MICYRVCGTLVAKTPLHIGSGKRAGVIKHTTPYIPGSFLRGAFGISLLKVACKLDEPLVNHEKCKYLDDCLYTYLYGDDFSKSANILFRYAYPLHIKCGGVYLPAKRTVFRCENRQCGMTYDTFKPPLECVKCGKKVKPYTGYVCSGCGEMEPHPTPVTRIISTAIDRGRFSAATVGGREEKGTLRTLEVIDRGAEFRLEVILFEECREYLEKIKSLLARGLTDEGVGGEKSSGLGKVTVENLTITEVTSEDIRRRAREIDPADFTVWLVSPMVLREGESTIDASALLENARRAYTRCFKDGKPSLPEVTIAEQQLVYGTFSGWSLRDERRRRVEPMLAAGSTLRFQSDSRDEKLALGLAALEVNAVGAYKPHGCGQIKIG from the coding sequence GTGATCTGCTATCGAGTTTGTGGAACATTGGTAGCTAAGACGCCCCTCCATATCGGCTCGGGGAAGAGGGCGGGGGTGATAAAGCATACTACCCCATATATACCTGGCTCCTTCCTTAGAGGTGCCTTCGGTATCTCTCTCCTCAAAGTTGCATGTAAACTAGATGAACCCTTGGTAAACCATGAGAAGTGCAAGTATCTCGACGACTGCCTCTATACTTACTTATATGGTGATGACTTCAGCAAATCTGCAAACATCCTCTTCCGCTATGCCTACCCTCTCCATATCAAGTGTGGTGGTGTCTACCTACCAGCTAAGAGGACAGTTTTCAGATGTGAAAACCGACAATGTGGCATGACCTATGACACTTTCAAGCCGCCTCTTGAGTGCGTGAAGTGTGGGAAGAAGGTAAAGCCTTACACGGGTTATGTTTGCTCCGGCTGTGGTGAGATGGAGCCACATCCTACACCTGTTACAAGGATTATATCAACTGCCATCGATCGGGGCCGCTTCTCTGCGGCTACTGTGGGTGGTAGGGAGGAGAAAGGTACGCTTAGGACACTGGAGGTCATTGATCGAGGTGCCGAGTTCCGGTTGGAAGTGATTCTCTTTGAGGAGTGTCGAGAGTATCTTGAGAAGATAAAGAGCCTCTTGGCGAGGGGGCTGACTGACGAGGGGGTGGGGGGCGAGAAATCTAGCGGTCTGGGAAAAGTCACCGTGGAGAATCTGACGATTACAGAGGTCACTTCAGAGGATATACGTCGGCGAGCGAGGGAGATAGATCCAGCTGACTTCACAGTCTGGCTTGTCTCTCCGATGGTTCTGCGGGAAGGTGAGAGCACTATTGATGCCTCGGCGCTATTGGAGAATGCTCGAAGGGCTTATACCCGATGTTTCAAGGATGGAAAGCCAAGTCTACCTGAAGTCACAATAGCTGAGCAGCAGCTGGTTTATGGCACCTTTAGTGGGTGGTCTCTTAGGGATGAGAGACGTCGTCGAGTTGAGCCAATGCTGGCTGCTGGGTCAACCTTAAGGTTCCAGTCTGATAGCCGAGATGAGAAGCTCGCTCTGGGTCTTGCGGCCCTAGAGGTGAATGCTGTAGGAGCCTATAAGCCCCATGGATGTGGCCAGATAAAGATAGGTTGA
- a CDS encoding tyrosine-type recombinase/integrase, producing MIAAVPALASWLSIHTLRGDPNAPLWVGLGSVGRYEPLSYSGIRALLRRLARRAGLNKRVYSHLLRHTRATGLAAMLTEAQMKELLGWVHGSDMPSVYVRLSGRDVDGALLRAHGIVKGQEDRVKAALVSTVCPRCRQGAVLRRSSAQPAAWSWM from the coding sequence GTGATAGCGGCTGTGCCCGCGTTGGCGTCGTGGCTCAGCATCCACACCCTGAGAGGAGACCCGAATGCGCCTTTATGGGTTGGTTTAGGCTCTGTGGGCAGGTATGAGCCTTTGAGCTATAGTGGGATTAGGGCTCTGCTCCGCAGGCTCGCTAGGAGGGCTGGTCTGAATAAGCGAGTGTACTCGCACCTTTTGAGGCATACGAGGGCGACTGGGCTGGCAGCCATGCTCACGGAGGCTCAGATGAAGGAGCTGCTGGGCTGGGTTCATGGCTCAGATATGCCCTCAGTCTATGTTCGCCTCTCAGGGAGGGACGTTGATGGTGCGCTGCTGAGGGCTCATGGAATAGTAAAGGGTCAAGAGGATAGAGTGAAGGCAGCACTCGTATCGACTGTGTGTCCGCGGTGTAGGCAGGGGGCGGTCCTGAGGCGCAGTTCTGCTCAGCCTGCAGCATGGTCTTGGATGTGA
- a CDS encoding polyprenyl synthetase family protein, with product MRIDAGLGRSSSADTPETQTDILEEMKLVSNRVNSVLDKVLSRGSPEVLYMASRHLIKAGGKMLRPYLTFKSCELLGGDVEAVLPSAAAVELLHTFTLIHDDIIDHDEVRRGVPTVHSLWGIPLAIVAGDLLFAKVGDTITGHTNHTRVSPQQILRVLATLNNATVNICEGQVLDMIFPSIEGVSEDDYVTMIGKKTSYLFKAAAEIGGIIGGGSEEEIASLGRFAYAAGLAFQITDDVLGLTSTLQELGKPVGSDLKGGKKILPLIYAISHLTAEERAKIQGLLSGSPRPEEIIWVRNLIDSTGAIQYASTKAREYLAKALSELEMFTENAAKRALVKFSHFLVERRF from the coding sequence TTGAGGATAGATGCAGGCTTAGGCCGATCCAGTTCAGCCGACACACCTGAAACCCAAACCGACATATTGGAAGAGATGAAACTTGTTTCTAATAGAGTAAACTCAGTTCTGGATAAAGTGCTGAGTCGAGGTAGCCCTGAGGTCTTGTATATGGCTTCGAGGCACCTCATCAAAGCTGGAGGAAAAATGCTTAGACCATACCTTACCTTCAAAAGTTGTGAGTTGCTGGGTGGGGATGTCGAAGCTGTGCTTCCTTCAGCTGCGGCTGTGGAATTACTGCATACTTTTACCTTAATTCACGACGACATAATCGACCACGATGAGGTCAGGCGTGGTGTTCCGACGGTTCACTCACTATGGGGCATCCCGCTCGCCATAGTCGCGGGAGATCTACTCTTCGCCAAGGTTGGCGACACTATCACCGGGCACACCAACCATACCCGTGTCTCGCCTCAACAGATCTTAAGGGTTCTAGCCACCTTGAACAATGCCACAGTCAACATATGCGAGGGGCAAGTTCTAGATATGATCTTTCCAAGTATAGAGGGAGTTTCTGAGGATGATTATGTAACGATGATTGGAAAGAAAACATCATACCTCTTCAAGGCGGCAGCTGAGATTGGCGGCATCATTGGCGGTGGGTCTGAGGAGGAGATAGCTAGCCTAGGCAGATTTGCCTATGCGGCAGGGTTGGCGTTCCAGATCACTGATGATGTGCTAGGTTTAACCTCCACCCTACAAGAGCTTGGCAAGCCTGTGGGAAGTGACTTGAAAGGAGGTAAGAAGATTCTGCCCCTCATCTACGCCATCAGCCACTTGACTGCGGAGGAGCGAGCTAAAATTCAAGGTTTACTGAGTGGCTCACCTAGGCCTGAAGAGATAATCTGGGTCAGGAACCTGATTGACTCCACCGGCGCTATCCAATATGCCTCCACCAAAGCTAGAGAATATCTCGCTAAAGCACTTAGCGAGTTGGAGATGTTCACAGAGAACGCGGCCAAAAGGGCTTTGGTTAAGTTCTCTCACTTCCTTGTCGAGAGGAGATTTTGA
- a CDS encoding hydroxymethylglutaryl-CoA synthase, whose product MGDNGRGACILGWGGYIPLRRFDITELVRRREKDKIDYYRHGLWAEEKAIPGLDEDTITIGWEAARNAVRRAEIDGRKIEASFFGRESGPYAVGSSGLQVAAFFESCEHLKHVADLELACNSGMEAVNICRSYVESGEINCGLAVGADISGGAEGDPLEILVGCGSGSFVIGKNGSKRDVAALIVDVVGNAGLEQDFWRREGQPNPAHFGETTKRAYMHRVLTSTRKMLEKHGITLNHFRWITCHSPYAKLVEQTFRPVSVIQTFLHPNEITEELRKEMKENPEVVVKRAEEFSYLNKYYKKFVLNSLKILTLSEAERKEKIHPTLLSRWVGNSYAGNTPLNLAHVLDMAEPGQDILAISYGSWAASLATWVRTLPGLDKKKGLAPSVKSLLERRKMLNWKDYYLIKIRRIREYLRMNRPPKRVIGEIQPLEGKKIKIQICHGCKRVYFPAKDLCIDEKCPGFNDTAILETKMYPSRAILKSFKKRCRVKTYKIYAESKAIITDTYPPYLVEGVELEAIVRKIDEEGDEGQVRYGIVYRAVMGAPAASTNIKAGV is encoded by the coding sequence TTGGGAGATAACGGTCGGGGAGCCTGTATCCTCGGCTGGGGAGGATACATCCCTCTAAGAAGGTTTGACATAACAGAGCTAGTTCGAAGAAGAGAGAAGGATAAGATAGACTACTACCGGCATGGTTTATGGGCGGAGGAGAAAGCAATCCCCGGGCTTGATGAGGACACAATAACGATCGGGTGGGAAGCCGCAAGGAACGCCGTCAGGAGGGCTGAGATAGATGGCAGAAAGATCGAAGCATCATTCTTCGGAAGGGAATCTGGGCCCTACGCGGTAGGGTCTTCAGGTCTCCAAGTGGCGGCTTTCTTTGAGTCATGTGAGCACCTAAAACATGTCGCCGACCTTGAGCTGGCTTGCAACTCGGGGATGGAGGCCGTGAATATATGCAGGAGTTATGTTGAGAGCGGGGAGATCAATTGCGGTCTAGCCGTCGGGGCTGACATCTCCGGTGGAGCGGAGGGAGATCCTTTAGAGATACTTGTAGGCTGCGGTAGCGGCTCCTTCGTCATTGGTAAGAATGGCAGCAAAAGAGATGTTGCGGCTCTAATTGTGGATGTGGTGGGTAACGCGGGGCTGGAGCAGGACTTCTGGAGGCGTGAAGGACAACCTAACCCTGCTCATTTCGGGGAAACCACGAAGAGGGCATATATGCACCGCGTACTCACTTCCACCCGTAAAATGTTGGAGAAACATGGGATTACACTGAACCATTTTAGGTGGATAACTTGCCACTCACCCTACGCGAAGCTCGTTGAGCAGACTTTTAGGCCAGTCTCCGTCATCCAGACGTTCCTTCACCCAAACGAGATAACCGAGGAGCTTCGGAAGGAGATGAAAGAGAATCCTGAGGTTGTTGTTAAGAGAGCTGAGGAGTTTAGCTACCTGAATAAATACTACAAGAAGTTCGTCTTGAACTCATTGAAGATACTCACCCTTAGCGAAGCTGAGAGGAAGGAGAAGATCCACCCAACACTTCTCTCGAGATGGGTTGGGAACTCTTATGCTGGGAATACACCCCTCAACCTTGCACATGTTTTAGACATGGCTGAACCTGGGCAAGACATCTTAGCTATCTCATACGGTTCTTGGGCGGCAAGCTTAGCCACTTGGGTTAGGACGCTGCCTGGGCTCGATAAGAAGAAGGGACTAGCGCCAAGCGTAAAGAGTCTCCTAGAGAGGAGGAAAATGTTGAACTGGAAAGACTATTACCTGATCAAGATACGTCGCATAAGAGAGTATCTGCGTATGAATAGACCCCCCAAGAGAGTCATAGGAGAGATACAGCCCCTCGAAGGCAAGAAGATAAAGATACAGATCTGCCACGGGTGCAAACGAGTCTACTTCCCAGCCAAAGACTTATGCATAGACGAGAAATGTCCCGGCTTCAATGACACAGCAATACTAGAGACAAAAATGTATCCGTCGAGGGCCATCCTCAAGTCATTCAAGAAGCGGTGCAGAGTCAAGACTTATAAGATATATGCGGAGAGTAAGGCTATCATCACAGACACATATCCGCCCTATTTGGTTGAGGGTGTCGAGTTAGAAGCCATCGTCAGGAAGATCGATGAAGAGGGGGATGAAGGTCAGGTGCGCTACGGTATAGTCTATAGGGCGGTAATGGGTGCGCCTGCAGCTTCAACAAACATAAAAGCCGGCGTTTAA
- a CDS encoding NAD(P)-dependent glycerol-1-phosphate dehydrogenase, with the protein MHSMELPRRVIVGRGVIGIVGKTCESLGLSGVALVLTGPETYELAARAVIDSLEDAGFDTEYLKIGEPRLEVLEQAEAKVENLKPTAVLGVGGGRVIDAAKIVAGKRAIPYLSVPTAASHDGIASPQASIKCLGKPFSVRLTAPLAILADIEVISRSPYRLTASGCGDIISKFTAVRDWWLAHHLRNEYYGDYAANLALMSARIASRRSDTIRAGSDEGIGIVVEALISCGVAMSIAGSSRPCSGSEHLFSHALDRVAPKPALHGEQCGVGTIMMAYLHRINWKRIRDVLKRIGAPTTANELGVEPDHVVEALTLAHTIRPERYTILGERGLSRETALKLARSTGVIG; encoded by the coding sequence ATTCACTCAATGGAACTACCCCGAAGGGTAATAGTCGGCCGCGGCGTCATCGGAATCGTTGGGAAGACTTGTGAAAGTCTAGGGCTCTCTGGGGTTGCCCTCGTCCTGACTGGTCCTGAAACATATGAGCTAGCCGCTAGGGCAGTTATAGACTCGTTGGAGGATGCAGGTTTCGACACCGAATATCTCAAGATTGGAGAGCCTAGGTTGGAAGTTCTTGAGCAAGCTGAAGCCAAGGTTGAGAATTTGAAGCCTACCGCAGTCTTAGGTGTAGGTGGTGGTAGAGTTATCGATGCTGCAAAAATTGTTGCAGGTAAGAGGGCTATTCCTTACTTGAGCGTCCCCACCGCAGCATCCCATGATGGTATCGCCAGCCCGCAGGCGTCTATCAAATGTTTAGGGAAACCTTTCAGCGTCAGGCTAACAGCTCCCTTAGCCATCCTTGCCGACATCGAAGTAATATCAAGGTCTCCCTACAGGTTGACTGCCAGCGGGTGCGGAGACATAATCTCAAAGTTTACAGCCGTCCGTGACTGGTGGCTGGCTCACCACCTAAGAAACGAGTATTATGGAGATTATGCCGCAAACCTGGCGTTGATGAGCGCCAGAATTGCCTCTCGGAGGTCTGACACTATACGCGCAGGCTCTGATGAGGGAATCGGCATAGTTGTCGAGGCATTGATCAGTTGCGGAGTGGCTATGAGTATCGCTGGTAGCTCGCGACCATGCAGTGGGTCTGAACATCTCTTCAGCCACGCCTTGGATAGGGTAGCTCCAAAACCGGCTCTACATGGAGAACAGTGCGGTGTCGGAACAATAATGATGGCATACCTCCATAGGATAAACTGGAAGAGGATACGAGATGTCTTGAAGAGAATTGGGGCCCCCACCACCGCGAATGAGCTGGGAGTTGAGCCTGACCATGTTGTAGAGGCATTAACCTTGGCACATACTATAAGGCCGGAGCGTTACACTATCTTGGGAGAAAGAGGTCTGAGCCGAGAGACAGCTCTCAAACTTGCGCGAAGTACGGGTGTAATCGGCTAG
- a CDS encoding geranylgeranylglyceryl/heptaprenylglyceryl phosphate synthase has product MGPTEEYLLKRIKEEGAIHLVLIDPERFSPKTYTKICHESERAGSAAILIGGSTISAPHEVDLATKAIKRSVKIPVILFPGNISGISRYADAIFFMSLLNSTNPYFIVGAQALGAPLVKKYKLEAIPLGYIIMGSGGAAGVVGYARPIPYNRPEIAAMHALAAQYFGMRLIYLEAGSGATEPIPPEAISHIKNVIDVPLIVGGGIRTGADAKMAVEAGADIIVTGTIVEQTPLVRESLQEIIEGIRSVHPKGR; this is encoded by the coding sequence ATGGGGCCTACGGAAGAATATCTTCTTAAACGCATTAAAGAAGAGGGGGCAATCCACCTCGTATTGATAGACCCAGAGCGATTCAGCCCTAAAACCTATACTAAAATATGCCATGAGAGCGAGAGAGCAGGTTCAGCAGCAATCTTAATCGGCGGCTCTACAATCTCCGCCCCCCATGAGGTAGACCTTGCCACCAAGGCGATTAAACGCTCAGTGAAGATACCCGTGATACTCTTCCCAGGGAACATCAGCGGGATAAGCCGATATGCTGACGCAATATTCTTCATGTCGCTCCTAAACTCTACCAACCCCTACTTCATAGTCGGCGCCCAAGCACTGGGAGCACCGCTAGTGAAAAAGTACAAGCTTGAGGCGATACCTCTAGGCTACATAATTATGGGTTCTGGTGGTGCGGCTGGGGTAGTGGGCTACGCTCGCCCAATACCTTACAACCGGCCAGAAATCGCCGCGATGCACGCTCTCGCCGCTCAATACTTTGGAATGCGCCTAATCTACTTGGAAGCAGGCTCTGGGGCTACTGAACCTATACCACCGGAAGCCATCTCACACATCAAAAATGTTATAGATGTGCCCTTAATTGTGGGGGGAGGAATAAGGACTGGAGCTGACGCAAAAATGGCAGTTGAAGCTGGAGCTGACATCATAGTAACAGGAACCATCGTGGAGCAGACACCACTTGTGAGGGAGAGCCTCCAAGAAATCATAGAGGGGATTAGAAGTGTCCATCCCAAAGGCCGGTGA